The Choristoneura fumiferana chromosome 11, NRCan_CFum_1, whole genome shotgun sequence genome includes a region encoding these proteins:
- the LOC141432395 gene encoding uncharacterized protein, with amino-acid sequence YNVKKSELMIFQSKTRKLVTVPPVLLNGVALARVKEFKYIGHVVTEDLKDDKDIERERRAMAVRCNMLARRFARCSVDVKITLLKAFCQTLYTCNLWVSYTQRAFNALRVQYNNAFRLLLGLPRYCSASAMFAHAHTQGFSVVVRRRVASLMGRMRGSTNTILRVISEKPDCPILRHWVRAHVLVPGVPQGGRFLN; translated from the coding sequence tataatgtaaaaaaaagtgaacTCATGATATTTCAGTCAAAGACTCGGAAATTGGTAACTGTACCCCCCGTGTTGCTTAATGGTGTAGCTCTTGCTAGAGTGAAAGAGTTTAAATACATCGGCCATGTGGTCACCGAGGATTTAAAAGATGATAAAGATATAGAGAGGGAAAGGAGAGCGATGGCGGTCCGCTGTAACATGTTGGCCCGTAGGTTTGCGCGGTGTAGCGTTGATGTAAAAATTACTCTACTCAAAGCCTTCTGTCAAACGCTATACACGTGCAATCTGTGGGTCAGCTACACGCAGAGGGCCTTCAACGCCCTCCGAGTACAGTACAACAATGCCTTCAGGTTATTGTTGGGGCTCCCGCGATACTGCAGCGCATCAGCGATGTTCGCGCACGCGCACACGCAGGGGTTCAGCGTGGTGGTGCGGCGCCGCGTCGCCTCACTCATGGGCAGGATGCGCGGGAGCACCAACACCATCCTGAGGGTCATTAGCGAGAAGCCTGACTGTCCTATCTTGAGGCACTGGGTAAGAGCACATGTGCTTGTGCCAGGTGTTCCTCAGGGAGgcagatttttaaattaa